The sequence below is a genomic window from Ciceribacter thiooxidans.
CCTGTTCTCCCATGCGCCCCTCCCAAGACTTCCGGCAGACATTCCGGAAAGAAGGATTGCAGATCGGCGGCCTTTGTCCATCTTTTTCGCAAGGCTCGCGAGCAAGATTTGGACTTCTCCCGGGCGGCCGGAGGCGGTATGAAGACCGCATGGAACAGCAGGCGAGAAAATCATCGGGATTTGCCCTCCTGGCGGCGCTCTTCGGTGTCGGCGCGATGGTGACGGGCGCCGTCTTCGCAGGCTGGCTCAACTATGGCTCGGCAATCGTGCTCGCCTATATGGAAAACGGGCTTGCCACCTGCTTCTGAGCCGGCGAGACAAATCCGCGCGCTTTTCCAAGATAACTGCCTCTTGAATTGCGCCGGCCGTCGCCGGGTTGTATCAGCGGGCATCACGTGCGGCGGAACGACTCCCCTTGTGTTCTGCCCGACAAAAACAGGACAGGAACAACATGAAGACGCTGCGGATCATTCTCTGGGGAGGCGTTCTCGTTTTCGCCGGGCTGCTCGGATGGCTGACCTTCCAGGTTACGCAGTCGAAGGAGCAGATCTCGGAAGCGCCGTTCGGCGTGCCGTTCCAGCTCGTCGACCAGACCGGCAAGCCGATCACCGAGCAGGCCTTCCGCGGCAAACCGACGGCGCTCTTTTTCGGTTTCACCCATTGCCCGGAAATCTGCCCGACGACGCTCTTCGAACTCAACGGATGGCTGGAGAAGGTCGATCCGGACGGTACCCGGCTGCAGGCCTATTTCGTCACCGTCGATCCGGAGCGGGATACGCCGGAAATGCTCAACAACTACATTTCCAACGTCACCAAGCGGGTGATCGGCATCGCCGGTCCGCCGGAGAAGGTGGCCGAGGTCATCAAGGGTTTCCGCGTCTACGCCAAGAAGGTCCCGCTCGACGAGAAGGACCCGAACGGCGACTATATGATGGATCATACGGCGTCCGTCTTCCTGCTCGACGCCGAGGGCCGGTTCAAGGGCACCATCTCCTACGGCGAGAATCCGGACGTGGCGGTGCAGAAGCTCGAAAATCTGAAGAACGGTTGACGCCGCCGGCGGTTCTGCAGGCATCTGCCAGGTTGCCAGCGGCGGCCCGGCGTTGTACCGGAGACGACGAGAGAGGGCAGGGCCGGTGATCCTGCCCGTTTCCATGATCAGGAAGGCCCGTCGTGAGTGAAATCCGCCTCTACGTAACCGTCACCGAGAAGGTGGCGAACGACATCCTCGAGCTGATGACCAGCTTCTTCGGCGAGGAGGATTACGCAATCGCGACCACCGAGATCGACGAGAAGAACGACGTCTGGGAAGCCTCGATCTATCTGATGGCGGACGAGGAGGCGGAGGTCCACGACCGGCTCAGCGTGATGCTCGCCGAAGATTTCTCCTCGCTTGCGATCGAGCGCGAAGTCATCCCCGACATCGACTGGATCGCGAAGTCGCTGGAAGGGCTGACGCCGGTTCGCGCCGGGCGTTTCCTCGTCCACGGCTCGCACGACCGCGATAAAGTCCAGATCAACGACCTTGCCATCGAGATCGACGCCGGTCAGGCTTTCGGAACCGGCCATCATGGTACGACGGCGGGCTGCCTCGAAATGATCGCCGACGTCACGCGGGCGGAGCAACCCCGAAATGCGCTCGACCTCGGAACGGGAAGCGGCGTGCTGGCGATCGCCGTGCGCCGCCTCGTGCCGATTCCGGTGCTTGCGACCGACATCGATCCGATCGCGGTGCGCGTCGCCAAGGAAAACGCCCGCCGCAACGGCATTGTCTCGGGCATCGAATTCCGGGTCGCGCCCGGCTTTCATTCGACAGCGTTCGGCAAATACGGCCCGTTCGACCTGATCATCGCCAACATCCTCGCGCGGCCGCTGATGAAGATGGCGCCGCAACTGGTCGCCAATCTTTCGGGCGGCGGTTCGGTCATCCTGTCGGGGATTCTCGCGAGCCAGCGATGGAAGGTGATTGCCGCGTATAACGGCGCCGGGCTGAAGCACGTCCGCACGATCTGGCGCAATGGCTGGGTGACGATCCATCTGCGCGGCTGAGGCGAGGTGAGAGCAGAAGTTTTGCCGCATTGCAGCATTGCTTCTGGTGCATGGCTTCTAAAGGCTCCCCAAATATGAAAGGCGACATCCGGAGATGCCGCCTTTCCGATCAGATCGACTGATCGATGCATGGGCTCGGGAGGAGGAGAAGCCCACGCGTGTCTCGTATTCCGGCGCTGGCGCAGACCTGGGAGGAGGAGGGGTCCGCGTCGCGTTCGATCAGAATACGGAGCTCGCAGCCCGCTTGCGGCGAAGTTCCGCGCGGCTTGTTCCGATGGTTTCCAGCGTCTTGTCGTCCAGCGACAGGAGCGCGTCGTTGACGTAACGGCTGACCTGACGCTCGCGCGCCTCGATGATCCGCTGATAGGCCCTGTGGAGGAAAGAGCTTGCCATCTTTCTGTTCCTTTCATTCCGGGCGGTGATCGCTGTCCGTTCGATGACTGGAATATAGTGAATCCGGAGCCGGGCGGCAGAGGGTAATCCCTCATGGGTGTTATGCGTCTCGCGCATGGATGGCCCGCTGCTTGAGCACTACCCCTGCTGCTCTGAATAAAAACGAGGCAGGCTGCCGCTGATTTTGGCTGACGCAACCTCATCCCGGGTGCGCCGGTCCCGAGAAAACCTGATGAACCGGGCTCGCCTCTTGCTATAAGGCAAATCAGTCATCAGTCAGAGCGAGTCCGTCATGTTCCAGTCCTTCGAGGTGAAGTCCACTCCACAGTTCGGCCGTGCGCGCGTCGAGGCGCTGCGGGCGCGTTTCGCCGCCCTCGGCATCGACGGCTTCCTAGTGCCGCGTGCCGACGAGTATCAGGGCGAATATGTTCCCGAATCCGCCGAGCGGCTCGCCTGGCTCACCGGGTTCACCGGCTCGGCGGGGCAGGTGCTCGTCACCACGGCGGAGGCGATCGTCTTCGTCGACGGCCGCTATGTGACGCAGCTTGCCGAGCAGGTCGATTCTGCCGTCTTCAAGGGCGGCGATCTCGTCGGCGAGCCGCCGCACAAGTGGATCGCGACGCATGCGCCGAAGGGCTTCCGCCTCGGCATCGACCCGTGGCTGCATACCGGCGCAGAGGTGCGGCGGCTGGAAAAGGCACTCGCCGAGAAGGACGGCGCGCTGGTGCTGCTCAGGGAGAACCCGCTGGACCAGTCGTGGACGGACCGGCCGGCCGAACCACTCGGCGCCGTCGCGATCCAGTCGCAGTCCTATTCCGGCGTTCCGGCCGAGGAGAAGATCGCCCGCATTGCCCGCGAGCTCGGCGAGAAGAACCTGTCTGCCGTCCTCGTCACCGATCCTTCGTCTGTCGCATGGATCTTCAACATCCGCGGCAGCGACGTGCCGCATACGCCGCATCCGCTGGCGCGCGCGATCA
It includes:
- a CDS encoding SCO family protein → MKTLRIILWGGVLVFAGLLGWLTFQVTQSKEQISEAPFGVPFQLVDQTGKPITEQAFRGKPTALFFGFTHCPEICPTTLFELNGWLEKVDPDGTRLQAYFVTVDPERDTPEMLNNYISNVTKRVIGIAGPPEKVAEVIKGFRVYAKKVPLDEKDPNGDYMMDHTASVFLLDAEGRFKGTISYGENPDVAVQKLENLKNG
- a CDS encoding 50S ribosomal protein L11 methyltransferase, which encodes MSEIRLYVTVTEKVANDILELMTSFFGEEDYAIATTEIDEKNDVWEASIYLMADEEAEVHDRLSVMLAEDFSSLAIEREVIPDIDWIAKSLEGLTPVRAGRFLVHGSHDRDKVQINDLAIEIDAGQAFGTGHHGTTAGCLEMIADVTRAEQPRNALDLGTGSGVLAIAVRRLVPIPVLATDIDPIAVRVAKENARRNGIVSGIEFRVAPGFHSTAFGKYGPFDLIIANILARPLMKMAPQLVANLSGGGSVILSGILASQRWKVIAAYNGAGLKHVRTIWRNGWVTIHLRG